A genomic stretch from Hemicordylus capensis ecotype Gifberg chromosome 1, rHemCap1.1.pri, whole genome shotgun sequence includes:
- the SOCS5 gene encoding suppressor of cytokine signaling 5, whose product MGKVGKMWNSFKYRCQNLFNLEGGNRSENVDVNSSSSSVKERSVFVPDSAEHRPSSPIRDVSLQLSLNPSRSSARKNQNCATEIPQIVEISIEKESDVDVATGSRLARRDSYSRHAPWGGKKKHSCSTKTQSSLENDKRFGRCRLQRRERRYGVSSVHDTDSISSRTIGGRSLRQRLQDTVGLCFPMRTYSKQSKPLFSNKRKIHLSELMLEKCPFPAGSDLAQKWHLIKQHTAPVSPHSTLFDAFDPSVASLEDEEDRLRERRRLSIEEGVDPPPNAQIHTFEATAQVNPLYKLGPKLAPGMSELNGDTNSVPQGSCDLEEDTTILCLQSRRQKQRQISGESHSHISRQGVWKVHTQIDYIHCLVPDLLQITGNPCYWGVMDRYEAEALLEGKPEGTFLLRDSAQEDYLFSVSFRRYNRSLHARIEQWNHNFSFDAHDPCVFHSSTVTGLLEHYKDPSSCMFFEPLLTASLNRTFPFSLQYICRAVICRSTSYDGIDCLPLPSMLQDFLKEYHYKQKVRVRWLEREPIKTK is encoded by the coding sequence ATGGGTAAAGTTGGGAAGATGTGGAACAGTTTCAAATACAGATGCCAGAATCTCTTCAACCTTGAAGGTGGGAACAGAAGTGAAAATGTAGATGTGAACTCCAGTAGTTCATCAGTTAAAGAAAGAAGCGTGTTTGTACCTGATTCAGCTGAACATCGACCAAGCAGCCCCATAAGAGATGTTTCTTTACAATTGAGTCTAAATCCTTCAAGAAGCTCTGCGAGGAAAAATCAGAATTGTGCCACCGAAATCCCACAGATTGTGGAAATAAGCATTGAAAAAGAGAGTGATGTGGATGTTGCCACAGGATCTCGACTTGCACGAAGGGATTCCTACTCACGGCATGCACCTTGGGGTGGGAAGAAGAAACATTCCTGCTCGACTAAAACACAGAGCTCCTTAGAGAATGATAAAAGATTTGGCCGTTGTCGCTTGCAAAGGAGGGAAAGAAGATACGGTGTGAGCTCCGTACATGACACAGATAGCATCTCTAGTAGGACCATAGGGGGACGTTCCCTGCGGCAGAGACTGCAGGATACTGTTGGCTTATGTTTCCCCATGAGAACTTACAGCAAACAATCCAAGCCTCTCTTTTCTAATAAAAGAAAGATTCATCTCTCTGAACTAATGCTCGAAaaatgccccttccctgctggatcagacttaGCCCAAAAATGGCATCTAATTAAGCAGCACACAGCCCCAGTGAGCCCACACTCTACTCTCTTTGATGCATTTGATCCTTCTGTTGCTTCTCTAGAAGACGAAGAAGACCGGCTCAGAGAGAGACGGAGGCTCAGCATTGAGGAAGGAGTTGATCCGCCTCCTAATGCTCAGATACATACATTTGAAGCTACTGCACAGGTGAATCCTTTATATAAACTGGGACCTAAGCTGGCTCCTGGCATGTCTGAGCTGAATGGAGACACGAATTCAGTACCACAGGGAAGCTGTGACCTGGAGGAAGATACGACAATCCTCTGCTTGCAGTCACGCAGACAGAAGCAACGCCAGATATCTGGAGAGAGCCATAGCCACATCAGCAGGCAAGGAGTTTGGAAAGTACATACTCAGATTGATTACATACACTGCCTTGTGCCAGACTTACTTCAGATCACTGGTAACCCTTGCTATTGGGGTGTGATGGACCGTTACGAGGCAGAAGCACTTTTGGAAGGAAAGCCAGAGGGCACTTTTTTGCTCAGGGATTCTGCACAAGAAGACTACCTCTTCTCTGTGAGCTTCCGCCGTTACAATCGCTCTCTCCATGCACGCATTGAGCAATGGAACCACAACTTCAGTTTTGATGCTCACGACCCCTGTGTGTTTCACTCCTCCACTGTCACAGGACTTCTAGAACACTACAAAGATCCCAGCTCTTGTATGTTTTTTGAACCATTGCTTACAGCTTCCCTAAACAGGACTTTTCCTTTTAGTTTGCAATACATCTGCCGGGCCGTAATCTGCAGGTCCACATCCTATGATGGGATTGACTGTCTCCCTTTGCCATCAATGCTGCAAGACTTTCTAAAGGAATATCATTATAAGCAAAAGGTTCGGGTGCGATGGTTGGAGAGGGAACCAATTAAGACAAAGTGA